The genomic window tctaaaagaTCACGACACTGAAGAGATTGCAGTATAAATCAACTCTGCATCAaagcaataaattacatttcaacctagcgtatacactcactggccactttattaggtacacctgtctaactgctcgctaacgcaaattcattcattcattttcttgtccgcttagtccctttattaatctggggtcgtcacagcggaatgaaccgccaacttatccaacaagtttttacgcagccagccacaacccatctctgggaaacatccacacacacattcacacacacactttacagacaatttagcctacccaattcaactgtctttggactgtgggggaaaccggagtacccggtggaaacccatgcgaacgcagggagaacatgcaaactccacacagaaacacagaaacgccaactgagccgaggctcaaaccataAACACACAGGAAACACTCACAAGCATGTCAGTATTTTCAAAGTAGTTTCTCCAGTATGGCCTTATCTTCCTCTGGCCTCCTATGTCCCAGACATTCAGTTTGAAGCCCTGAGACTGAACGCTCTTAATATTAAAGCCCTGCCAAGGACAGAAGAATTAGAAGCAACTGGGCAAAAttgtgctgtgtgaatgcaggagaACAATGAAGGTGTAAGGACGTAAGAGATTATACTATAAAAGTGTAGAAAAAACTTTGCAACTCTTTTCAAAGCAATTTGTAGTTCCTGCAAAAGAGAGATAATTCCCAGGCCTTTGTGTGTTTTACCTGCGTTGGGGTGATGTGACTAATATCCTCTGAAGCAAGCTGTTTGAGAAGTGTCGTCTTTCCACCATTGTCTAAGCCGAGGAGGAGAATGCGCACCTCCTGGTCTGGGGCACTTTTTAGTTTTCGAAGGATTGACAATAAACCCTGGAATAAACATAGAATggcaaaatacaaacaaacacaaactgaattaaaattttaccaaaacatttatgaaaaaagtACTGTTTCTCTAAGTGAAAAAGCGtatttaacaaagtatgaaaaaactaaaataatatgtAGCTTTTTTTGTGATGAACGTTTTATTGTCTTtagattaacaaaaaaaaaacagacattcaaacaaacaaacaaacaaacaaacaaacaaacaaacaaacaaacaaacaaacagacaaagaaacaGGGCAGGGGGAGCAAGAGCAACAGACACATCAACAATATTTCAATCTTAAAGAAGAGGGAAAAAACTGGGGAAAAAACTTTATATGGTCATACCTTTACATCAGTAGTcccaaacttaattcctggagggccacagctctgcatattttgtctccaaccacctccaactcacacctgcctaATAGTTCCTTGTAGTCTTGaataccttgattagttggatcagctgtgtttgattagggctctGCAAAACTGcatagctgcggccctccaggaatccagtttgagacccatgctGTCTAAAATGTTGGAAGAGAAATGATGTTTGGCTTTTTTATAATATGTGCTATTGTACCTTCACAAGTCACTATTTTaagaattctatgaattcaaatTTTTTTGCACACATGTGCGGAGTGATCCAGTTTTGTATGATTGCCTTCTTTGCAGCTGTAAAACCAGCAAACAACATTCTCCTTTTTAGTGTATTTATACAGAAATTAGAAATCGTCATTGAGAAGACAAGAACCAGGATTAGACACATAACCAACTTGTTGTAAAAAGGACAAAACAAGAAGAAATTCACAAGAGAATTCACAAGAGAAAAGTACCTGAAGATACAGTGTCACAGATATGACAGTTGTAGTTCGACTGCAGTTTCATTTAAAACCTCTTATAAGGAGTTATGTATGATTTGGATATGATGAGCTAAGTTTTTAGAACTTAAGATTAGACCACACCTTGTCCCAGTCCATCGATAAATCCAAATCTGTTAGTCCACGAATTATATGTAGATATTAATTTGTtagcggcgaggcagtggcgcagtaggtagtgctgtcgcctcacagcaagaaagttgcaggttcgaacctcggctcagttggcgtttctgtgtggagtttgcatgttctccatgccttcgtgtgggtttcctccgggtgctccggtttcccccacagtccaaagacatgcggtacaggtgtattgggtaggctaaattgtctgtagtgtatgagtgtgtgtgtaaatgtgtgtgtggatgtttcccagagatgggttgtggctggaaaagcatccactgcgtaaaaacttgctggataagttggcggttcattctgctgtggcgaccccggattggtgaagggactaagccgacaagaaaattaatgaatgaatggataatttGTTAGCTTGTTATTTTGAAattgattttttaattaatttatttagtttaattattgaaatatattgtaagatatatattagggctgggcaattaatctaaaagtaatcaaaatcgacatttATAACATATAACTGATCAAAATCTTCCcggtcaattttttcaattacttttcctaCCGCGTGTGGAGTCAGGTGACCCTGCTCTTTTAATACTGATTTCTACTTCTgcggccactttgcagccacatctgattcTGGTCAAGTAAGATGATGGACTCATTCTTGAGTCTTACTTTGAACTGCACTGATGATGATTGGAggctgcgccagagatgcctttAGACAACATATTTTCCATTAATTCCTTCAATTTCTTTTCGGTacagtcccttttattaatctggggtcgacacagcagaatgaaccaagatcttatccagcatatgttttacgcagcagatgcctttccagctacaacccactacttggaaacacccatacacactaaatcacacacatacactacgccaatttagcctacccaattcacctgtacagcatgtctttggacttgtgggggaaaccggagcacccggaggaaacccacaagaacacggggagaacatgcaaactctacagagaaatgccaactgacccagccgaggctcgaaccaatggccttcttgctgtaaggagctcatgctacccactgcaccatcgtgtTGCCCATTTAAGTCATTACTTATATTaacatatttgtttacagaagatgcaagaagtgacctgttaaaatattatttacatgatATACTAGAGTTATTTAATTTGAGATACTCCTTATTTTctactttaaatatgaaaaacattgaaaataaaaaaaagttatttattaacgTTTTTATATGAAAAgtttgttttaggcaatgtgtgcttTAATTTCACTTGTTcagtgttaatgttcaataaataatcacagaTAGTTAAAAGTGTGAGTTTacatcagttattttaaaatccAGTAATGCACTCTTCATTCAGAAAtatctcacttgtaatatgtgagcatgttTACTGCACAAAACCTGTCAGTACCATCCATTtttcgtaatcgagttaaaatgatTAGCTAATTGAGattttagattttaggccaaatgcccagccctaatataaatagccatttaaaaatgttacacaTTTTGTACTGGTGTGTTCATGGATTAATCCCTTCATGTTAAATGTCAGTGTAGGAAAACTTACATACAATATAATTCTACTTATTTGTACTTAATTTTTGTTGATAAAACATAAGCATTGACAAACTACTGCAGAATAAAACCTTGATCACCTTTTTTTTACCTAAAAGTTAACATTTATGccagaaaattacatttattttcttggAACAATTTTCAGAGTAATATTTTCAGTAcaacaacatttgaagtggatcaaaaaagatttttaaaacatacTAAGACAAGAATAAGTGCTGATCCATagatttaggacaactttgacGAAAGGTTTTGATACACCTCACATGTTGATTACTGTATATCGTTGTCATGTTCTGATCTAAGTAAATATGTAGGTTTTATCTTTTCTAACAATTGACGttaaaatgtcatgtttattaacaaacactactataacatTAAACGTAATTTTACACACACAGAAGGTCGATTAAAACGCGGATTTCAGATTTGTGCTTAGTTTATTGTATAATTTCTTGACTGGATTTGCTTAATGAACTTAAAGTAACAGGAATGGAACTGAGACTGAGCCCCGCTCATACATCAGTCTTCATCTCTACAGAAAACACGACACTTCGGCTAATGATCAAAACCTCACGCGCCGACTTCTGGTTTCGAAAGCTCAATTCATAACAAACAACACAAAGACAGGACTAGAGACCGATAACTTCTCACCATCTTTCTGCAAGTACCTTTCGAGACGCCGACGCTGGTTACTAGGGGGAGTTAAGTGACGTCACTTGCTAGTGGCGTCATTATAAAGGAGCCGCCGTCGTTCCTTTCACAACTGGGTTTCAGAGTCATTTTAGGTATTAGCACAAAAGTATGAAAATAAATGGGTTTATAACTGAATACATAAAAAGGTAAACCTAAACATTTAACCTACATTGCGACTTACCTTTTGACTGCTTTAAAGTCTAGACCTCATTAggttaatataataatgataaatttcTTACTATTTACTCCtcatcaagtggttccaaaatgGCTTCCTTCTAACAGAAGATTTATTTTGAAGCCATTGACTTCCTAAGTGGGATAAACCaatactttggaagtcagtgATAAGACATttacagctttctttaaaataaaaaggtttgaaacaacagtggtgtaaagtaactaattacaaccctgctaaaaaatccagcttaaaccagcctaggctggttggctggttttagctggtcgaccaggctggttttagaggggttttggccacttccaggctggtttccagccatttccagcctggtcttagctggtcaggctggaaaatgaccagccaaatacTAAAGGGAATactaaaattactgtaattgagcagTTTTTATCaagaattgtaatttattaagtagttttagaaatatgtacttttactttctcttgagtaaatttttagtgctgtaaatttactccactactttccttcaacctgcagtcactactttattttttcttgtctatggtgattttaaaaaatcagtcttgtgattcctgtccaTTCAAAGGTAAATTACATTATCatgaactacttcaagacatgggtcatttataattgcagcaaactgtttagaagtgttaaaagtgtccaagttgatgtccaaaatctttacatgcatttacccagagactgtttagatgcatgtcactgatgagaagatgatgaatGTTTACTGTAcaatgaccaaaatggccttaaacacccagcaagcacaagatgtcaacatgacatcagattgacattgtattGCATATTTTCTTTGGGACTGAAAATCAGATTGACATCAGAATTCAAcctcaggccaacgtcaatgtccaacatccaacctaaaatcaaccaaatatcaaatgttgttacagcttgacgttgtgtggatgttgccactatgacgtctatcagacgttggattttagttgccataaccgatgaattaatgtcagtatttgacatcaatatgacgttggtttaagattttggctctcgctggattttggtcattttctaccataacctaaaatcaactaaatatcaacgtcatttgatgtcattattggacatcaaatgacgttgtccttagacgctggctagacctTTTATTTTAAGCTTATATCGCACACTACTTTTTTGGGagatatccagctgcagacccgcaGACAGGAAGTGAGGCGAACCATGAGGTTCATCCATTGGGGTGAATAGCATATACACTGTCACAAGAATGGTAATATGATTTGTACTAGgacattttatgtaaaattaactaattattaaTCTACATCATtagtatttttaatgattaattttgatCAATCTTATAAACCAAAACATGTTTAACTAAGTTATAATGAGATATTAGTTAATGTTTGCTTTCTAACAAATACTTAGACAGAGAACACTTCAAGGTCAGAAATGAGAGTAAACCAtattagtaaaatatatattgctgCTTCAATGCATTAGATGCAGTAAGAGCTCTCCCAAGTATGatcataatatttatatgtatttattacaaTACAGAAATACTTAAGACAGATAAATTGTTTATTACTTGATATTCAATTTGCAGTTgtgataaaatattttaattcatttttgctTCTTAACAAATTCATAGACATACAAGAGTGGTCGTTTTACGTCAAATGGTAAACATGGCACAAATGCTAGTCAAATAAttgcaacactttacaataaggttgcattaggTTAATGTAATAGTTAACATGATATGATGTCATAATGAACAAGACATCTGTTAAGCATTACTTGATATGTCTTCATGTTAACTAAATATATATGAATTatgttagtaatgcattagtTATGTTAACATTTAACAGCGATTTCGTTCAGCATTACATAACTTTTGTTAGTGTAACTTCTCAACATTACTTGCTCTTTTTTGCAACTCGAGCTTATAGTTTTCACAATTATGGCTTTAAATCTGGCACCCCTAAATGGTTTTCTTGTTCATTCgcttcccttcggcttagtccctttattcatcaggagttgccacagcagaatgaaccgccaacttatccagcatacgttttacacagcagatgtccgtccagcagcaacccagtactgggaaacactcatacatactcatttacacacacacactacagacaatttagtttattcaattcacccataacacgtttttggactgtgggggaaaccagagcacctggaggaaacccacatcaagacgggaagaacatgcaaactccacacagatatgccaccTGACTCAAatcagcgacattcttgctgtgaggagacagtgctaactaACCACTGTGTCGCCTAAATGGTTTTCTCAGAGTTGCTATACTATAATCTTCCAATTATGAACTTTCCGGATTACATTTTGAGACACAACAGTacaattatgagataaaaaaattgcaatatctTCACTGGGGAAAGAAATGGACTTAGATTTGTATCTAACAATTCCACTGTTATCATCCAGGAAAAAACCAGTGCTAAGGCACTTTCTGAGAAAAGTTGTTGCATTAGAATCATTAAACGGGTCTGTTATAAGgtaaaacaaacttaaaaagtagaaatataatgtaatgtatatttatttagcaaatttaTTGTATCTGGCAATGCAACCAAAGCACTTCACTATCAtgaacaccaccaccagtgtgaaaCATCCACTTGGACGCCACAGGataatggcgccagtgcgctcaccatacACCAGCTactggtggagtggagagacagtgatagagccaattcggtggatgggaatgattgggagTCCATGAAGGTAAGGGCCAATGGACGGAATTTAGCCATACATTCCGACTCTTTACGAGTAGTGCCATGAAacttttaacgaccacagagaatCAGGATCTCAGTTTAAAGTCTCATCAGAAAGATGGCGCCTGACAGCAGAGTGTCCCCTTCACGTTACTAAGGCATTAgtactcacacagaccacaggttgagcaccccctacTGGCctaactaacaccacttccaacggCAACccagttttcccatgtggtctcctatccaggaaCTGACCatactcagccctgcttagcttcagtaagtaacaggtcttgagctgcagggtgatatggctgtaaaAACTACTCATAAATACCTAGAAATAGCCACTATTCATCAAACACCCAAGCAGCAAAggacaaaaataaagaaactatTCAATTTGACAACATTTAACTTTAGGTTAAACTATGAATTCATTTTATAAGACTCTTGCTGTTGTGCTCAGGTTTCATTATGAGTATTATGTATTAAACTTAATCTATTGATGATAATCGTTATACAATATTGTGATAAATTGATTATTTAGCAATAATGATTATAgcacaggtctcaaactcaattcctggagggccgcagctctgcacagtttaactccaatcctaattaaacacagctgatgcaactaaACAAAGGGTTCAGACtctcttgaacaccttgattatttggatcagaggtgtttgattagggttcgAGTAATGTCGCAGTcactctagagcagtggttctcaaagtgggggtcgggaccccccgaggggtcgcgtggcaatgaaggggggtcgcctggtgatttccaaaaatctattttattaaaccataagaattaacatattttatccataactatactgaaaataaaaatagtcgtttatagttactatatactatatagttactatagtagcttatagttactagttttattggattgcgacccctggggtaattacattatattaaaggcagcaatagcgtcagatgcattttgattttataacatcaggttatactttctggcacatttaaagcacttacacaaatttaattggtgtgtctgcgtcattgcatgcaaggtttctgtatttataactacctcagaggatattgggggtcgcaagtcactggcattgttattttgggggtcgcgggctgaaaagtttgggaatccctgctcTAGTCTAGAGTTTGAGTGTGCAAAATTCTGTGGTACAGTGCTGCGAAAATGGGcgagattaaacaagattattagacattttaaaagtgagcGATTGATCCATGTTTTAAACTtctgtccagagagagaggtcATGTTTGATCTTGGTTCACcgagcttgaactttccaacgcagcaaactgcaaaacctgcCGCACAACCTTACGTATCTGGCCTGACACatttgcgtgcatatgaatggaagtctatggggagaaaagtgcagtgtgaccgcagcttaaaactgtgcagagctgcggccctctagaaATTGAGTTTAAGAGCCATGGATTAAAGCATTTATCATCCTGAAAAACCACTAGTGTTCATTTTATGCATAACTATCCTATCTGCATTACAACGGTCTGTCAATCTGTCACACAATCCACTGGTTTCACAGAACTACACAGAGTTCACCCTGCTGAATTTGCCAGTCATTAAGCGATCTTTTGAGAAAAGTAACAACACAGATTCTActaaaacaagttttatttacagaatctgtaaataaatctgtaaaaatacaaaaatggcAAGTCCTTGACTGATCTCAACCTCAAACACACCATGCAAAGTAATATCAGTCCTTCCAATGGTGACTAAGATTTAAAAACCCAGATTGCCAAAAAAGTACGTCATCATTTCAACACTGTGATCAGAAGAAAATACGCTTGTGTTTAAGGCAGATGTGGATTGACAGGCTTTTCCCTGTGTGCAGCATCTTTCAGTGTGTTTTGGGGAAATCAAGCCAAGGTGAAAGGTGTCTCAACTAGATGACACAGTGGTGACAGGACTGTAAACTCCAGAGTGCCTCTAACAGAGTCAACTGGAGGTATAATGGGGCAGTTACTTACATACACTTAAGTAAcagtttaacaaaaacaaaacaccaagCATGAAGAGATGTTTATGATGCTGGCTGTATTGATGATTCAATCATTCTCTATTCAACATCT from Danio rerio strain Tuebingen ecotype United States chromosome 13, GRCz12tu, whole genome shotgun sequence includes these protein-coding regions:
- the arl3a gene encoding ADP-ribosylation factor-like protein 3a isoform X1; its protein translation is MQSCGPPGIKFGTTDVKGLLSILRKLKSAPDQEVRILLLGLDNGGKTTLLKQLASEDISHITPTQGFNIKSVQSQGFKLNVWDIGGQRKIRPYWRNYFENTDMLIYVIDSADRKRFEETGQELAELLDEEKLSGVPVLIFANKQDLLTAAPASEIAEGLNLHIIRDRMWQIQSCSALTGEGVQDGMSWVCKNVTAKKK